A part of Pseudomonadota bacterium genomic DNA contains:
- a CDS encoding LON peptidase substrate-binding domain-containing protein codes for MGQELNQWTTEELPTVIPIFPLAGVLLLPGGRLPLNIFEPRYLEMTQDAMASHRIIGMIQPADPYSRDFEPETYETGCAGQVTEFEETADDRILVTLTGVCRFAVANELPREELLYRRVTARYQPYACDLIQENAIALDRDCLISALRKFFATRGIRADWSAIDDLSNEDLMTNFAMACPFGPSEKQALLECRETSERSAMFQSLLEMAAHERSGKARPSAPQ; via the coding sequence ATGGGCCAAGAATTGAACCAGTGGACGACCGAGGAACTGCCGACCGTCATCCCCATATTTCCGCTTGCCGGCGTCTTGCTGTTGCCCGGTGGGCGCCTGCCGCTAAATATCTTTGAGCCGCGTTATCTTGAAATGACCCAGGACGCCATGGCATCGCATCGCATCATCGGCATGATTCAGCCGGCTGATCCCTATAGCCGTGACTTCGAACCGGAAACTTATGAGACCGGTTGCGCCGGCCAGGTCACGGAATTCGAGGAGACGGCAGACGACCGGATACTCGTCACTCTCACCGGGGTGTGCCGTTTCGCGGTGGCGAACGAACTTCCTCGCGAGGAGCTTCTTTACCGCCGCGTGACCGCTCGCTATCAACCCTACGCCTGCGATCTGATCCAGGAAAATGCGATCGCGCTCGACCGTGACTGCCTGATCTCAGCGCTCAGAAAGTTTTTCGCAACGCGGGGCATAAGAGCGGATTGGTCAGCGATTGACGATTTAAGTAACGAAGACCTGATGACAAACTTCGCCATGGCCTGCCCATTCGGGCCAAGCGAGAAGCAGGCGCTCTTAGAATGCCGGGAAACGAGCGAGCGCAGCGCCATGTTTCAGTCCCTGCTGGAAATGGCGGCGCATGAGCGTAGCGGAAAGGCGCGGCCGAGCGCGCCGCAATAA
- a CDS encoding SDR family oxidoreductase, whose protein sequence is MDTSLKGKRALVTGAGDGIGREIAEALAREGAVVAVHGRSAARISATLAAIESAGGSAVPALADLTEEDAIGAMCADVLEALGGLDILVNNAGICSLQPTPNMAPETWKAILATNLTAPFLVARAVYPALVQSGANASVIFISSIAANAHAAGWGAYAASKNGLNAYMHCLADELGAHGVRVNTIAPGWVETKMAQQLHQGMADASGAPYEMLYNDNMRGNMLGALLTPDSIADMAVFLASDRGRFITAQTLAVCGGCVPGSGDRGSAAEPVEALASS, encoded by the coding sequence ATGGATACGTCGCTAAAGGGCAAGCGCGCGCTGGTCACCGGCGCCGGAGACGGCATCGGGCGAGAAATCGCGGAGGCGCTAGCGCGCGAAGGCGCTGTGGTCGCGGTGCATGGCCGTAGCGCGGCGCGGATCTCCGCCACACTCGCGGCCATTGAGAGCGCCGGCGGCAGCGCGGTTCCGGCGCTTGCCGACCTGACCGAAGAAGACGCCATCGGCGCCATGTGCGCCGATGTTCTCGAGGCTCTCGGCGGGCTCGATATTTTGGTCAACAATGCTGGTATCTGTAGCTTGCAGCCTACGCCAAACATGGCGCCGGAAACGTGGAAGGCGATCCTCGCCACCAATTTGACGGCACCCTTTTTGGTCGCCCGCGCGGTCTATCCGGCGCTCGTACAATCCGGCGCCAATGCTTCGGTGATATTCATCTCGTCGATCGCGGCGAACGCGCATGCCGCTGGCTGGGGCGCCTATGCCGCATCGAAGAACGGCCTGAACGCCTACATGCACTGTTTGGCCGATGAGCTTGGCGCGCACGGCGTGCGGGTCAACACCATCGCGCCTGGCTGGGTCGAGACGAAGATGGCGCAGCAGTTGCACCAGGGCATGGCTGACGCATCTGGCGCACCGTATGAGATGCTCTACAACGACAACATGCGTGGCAACATGCTCGGCGCTTTGTTAACCCCAGATTCGATCGCCGACATGGCGGTGTTTCTGGCTAGCGATCGTGGCCGCTTCATTACCGCGCAAACACTTGCCGTCTGCGGCGGCTGTGTGCCGGGAAGCGGCGACAGGGGATCCGCCGCGGAGCCCGTCGAGGCGCTCGCCAGTTCTTGA
- a CDS encoding DUF971 domain-containing protein — translation MASPHETVHWPTEIRYKSGEKALEIDFDDGECFHFPAEFLRVESPSAEVMGHGEGKTIIAGRRHVGIMEIEPVGNYAVRIRFDDMHDTGIYSWSYLRYLGDGQPEVWAQYLAALQEKGLSRDP, via the coding sequence ATGGCTTCGCCCCACGAGACAGTCCACTGGCCAACGGAGATCCGTTACAAAAGTGGCGAGAAAGCGCTGGAGATCGATTTTGACGACGGCGAATGCTTCCACTTCCCGGCTGAATTTTTGCGCGTCGAATCGCCTTCGGCTGAGGTTATGGGACATGGCGAGGGCAAGACCATCATCGCTGGCCGGCGTCATGTCGGAATCATGGAAATCGAGCCAGTTGGCAATTACGCGGTGCGCATCCGCTTTGACGATATGCACGATACCGGCATCTATTCTTGGTCGTACCTGCGCTATCTCGGCGACGGGCAACCTGAAGTTTGGGCGCAGTATCTGGCCGCCCTGCAGGAAAAGGGCCTAAGTCGAGATCCTTGA
- the trxA gene encoding thioredoxin, with protein sequence MEELIGQGAGAPSAVVDSTTQTFVADVVEASMEQPVIVDFWAPWCEPCKTLGPTLEKIVNATQGKVKLVKVDIDQNQEIAAQMRIQSIPAVFAFKDGQPIDGFVGAQSESQIKTFVERLTGPIGPTPVEQAMEQAQQALAEQDFNSAANIYGQVLKHAPEEIAAVAGMARSLLGMGDAPGAREILDAVDEKLATHIDIEGARAALELAERAEESGDEAEMRARLDTNENDHQARYDLAMAYYAKAQNEEAIDELLEIIRRDRAWNEEAARVMLLQIFEALGPKHELTAGGRRKLSSILFS encoded by the coding sequence ATGGAAGAGCTAATCGGACAGGGTGCGGGCGCGCCAAGCGCGGTCGTGGACAGCACCACGCAGACATTCGTCGCTGATGTCGTCGAAGCGTCAATGGAGCAGCCCGTCATCGTCGATTTCTGGGCGCCATGGTGCGAGCCCTGCAAAACCCTCGGCCCGACCCTGGAAAAGATCGTCAACGCGACCCAGGGTAAGGTCAAGCTGGTCAAGGTCGATATCGACCAAAATCAGGAAATCGCCGCGCAGATGCGCATTCAATCTATTCCCGCGGTATTTGCGTTTAAGGACGGCCAGCCGATAGATGGCTTTGTCGGCGCGCAATCGGAAAGCCAAATAAAGACTTTTGTCGAGCGGCTGACCGGACCGATTGGCCCGACGCCGGTGGAACAAGCCATGGAGCAAGCGCAACAGGCTCTCGCAGAACAGGATTTCAACAGCGCCGCCAATATTTATGGCCAGGTGCTTAAACATGCGCCGGAAGAAATCGCCGCCGTGGCCGGCATGGCGCGCAGCCTGTTGGGCATGGGCGACGCACCGGGCGCGCGTGAAATACTCGACGCCGTGGATGAAAAACTCGCCACCCACATCGATATTGAAGGCGCCCGGGCAGCCTTGGAGCTGGCCGAGCGGGCGGAAGAATCCGGCGACGAAGCGGAAATGCGCGCCCGTCTCGACACGAACGAAAACGACCATCAGGCCAGATATGACCTCGCCATGGCGTATTACGCCAAGGCACAAAACGAAGAAGCCATCGACGAACTGCTCGAGATCATACGGCGCGACCGCGCCTGGAACGAAGAGGCGGCGCGTGTGATGTTGCTGCAAATCTTCGAGGCTCTCGGCCCAAAGCACGAACTCACTGCAGGCGGCAGACGCAAACTTTCCTCAATTCTGTTTTCCTGA
- a CDS encoding Trm112 family protein yields the protein MNETSAGVDPKLLEILVCPVTKEPLIYDAAAQELISEKAKLAYPIRDGIPIMLPDEARHLDKD from the coding sequence ATGAATGAAACCAGCGCCGGGGTAGACCCCAAGCTCCTGGAAATCCTGGTTTGCCCGGTCACCAAAGAGCCGCTTATTTACGACGCAGCGGCGCAGGAATTGATCAGCGAGAAAGCCAAGTTGGCCTATCCCATCCGCGACGGCATTCCGATTATGTTGCCGGACGAAGCGCGTCACCTCGACAAAGATTGA
- a CDS encoding amidase family protein → MTSEWHDVSALALGEGIGRGEIDASELCEYFLERIERIDTKHDIYLRVTPKRARTEAAAAAERARQGLRLSPLDGVPISWKDLFDTAGDITSHGAKVLQERIAERDATVVARATLAGLVCLGKTNQTEFAFSILGINPNYGTPANPFDDKVARLPGGSTSGGAVSVARGLAAAAIGSDTGGSVRVPAAWNGLVGLKTSFGLLPLDGVLGLSTSMDSVGPLARDVADAAALFTALSGGYGAGNSHAPDLTGAEPARLSLALPANLVWDGLDAGVERATRAALRRLEAAGVTIRQAEIPQFGEIEELISHFGPFHAAECHALWHEYVEARPNLVYRPILERIRLGGKMPASTVEGARQRLKQVAPALHARIREVGVLAMPTIAISPPAIAELENDMDAWMAANVMTLRNTRLGNFLDCAALTLPCGKDDNGIPVGLMLMAPAGWEARLLRMASALEPILRA, encoded by the coding sequence ATGACGAGCGAATGGCATGACGTGAGCGCCCTGGCGCTGGGCGAGGGCATTGGGCGCGGTGAGATCGACGCGAGCGAGCTGTGCGAATATTTTCTCGAGCGCATCGAGCGCATCGACACCAAGCATGACATCTATCTTCGCGTCACGCCCAAACGTGCCCGCACCGAAGCCGCCGCCGCCGCCGAACGAGCGCGCCAAGGACTTCGCCTGAGCCCGCTCGACGGCGTGCCGATTTCGTGGAAAGACCTGTTTGATACCGCCGGCGATATCACCAGTCATGGCGCCAAGGTGTTGCAGGAACGTATTGCCGAGCGCGACGCCACAGTTGTTGCGCGCGCCACTCTGGCGGGGCTGGTGTGCCTCGGCAAAACAAACCAGACCGAATTCGCGTTTTCTATTCTCGGCATCAACCCGAATTACGGCACGCCGGCCAATCCGTTTGACGACAAGGTCGCCCGCCTGCCCGGCGGCTCGACCTCGGGCGGCGCGGTATCGGTGGCACGCGGGCTGGCCGCCGCCGCCATCGGCTCGGACACCGGCGGCTCGGTAAGGGTACCGGCGGCTTGGAACGGTTTAGTCGGGCTGAAAACCAGTTTCGGCCTGCTGCCGCTCGATGGGGTGCTCGGTCTCTCGACCAGCATGGACTCGGTGGGCCCGTTGGCGCGCGACGTCGCCGACGCTGCCGCATTATTTACCGCGCTGTCAGGCGGATATGGCGCGGGAAACTCGCACGCGCCGGACCTGACCGGCGCCGAACCAGCGCGCCTCAGCCTGGCGCTGCCGGCAAACCTCGTGTGGGACGGCTTGGATGCCGGGGTTGAACGGGCGACGCGGGCGGCGCTCAGGCGTCTCGAAGCGGCCGGCGTGACGATCCGCCAGGCAGAAATCCCGCAATTCGGCGAGATCGAAGAGTTGATCAGCCATTTCGGCCCGTTCCACGCCGCCGAGTGCCATGCCCTGTGGCATGAATATGTCGAAGCGCGGCCCAATCTCGTCTACCGACCGATCCTTGAACGCATCCGCCTCGGCGGAAAGATGCCGGCCAGCACGGTGGAAGGCGCCAGACAGCGCCTCAAGCAAGTGGCGCCGGCGCTGCATGCGCGCATCCGCGAGGTCGGCGTGCTGGCGATGCCGACGATCGCCATCAGCCCGCCGGCGATCGCCGAATTGGAAAACGACATGGACGCCTGGATGGCGGCCAATGTGATGACATTGCGCAACACCCGGCTGGGCAATTTTCTCGATTGCGCGGCGCTCACCCTGCCGTGTGGCAAGGATGACAACGGCATTCCGGTCGGCCTGATGCTGATGGCACCGGCGGGCTGGGAGGCGCGCCTGCTGCGCATGGCGAGCGCGTTGGAGCCGATCCTGCGCGCCTGA
- the msrA gene encoding peptide-methionine (S)-S-oxide reductase MsrA, with translation MSEKATFGAGCFWKPEYVFRQVDGVVSTSVGYMGGDVTNPSYEQVCTGRTGHAEVVQVEYDPERISYQELLEIFWQSHDPSQLNRQGPDVGTQYRSAVFTHGTAQQEAAEASRAKLSGAGKVATEIIQAGDYWPAEDYHQQYFEKSQRHRFGAR, from the coding sequence ATGAGTGAGAAAGCAACGTTTGGCGCGGGATGTTTTTGGAAACCCGAATATGTCTTCCGCCAGGTCGATGGGGTGGTTTCCACCTCTGTCGGTTATATGGGCGGCGACGTCACCAATCCAAGCTATGAACAGGTGTGCACCGGGCGTACCGGCCATGCCGAAGTGGTCCAGGTCGAGTACGACCCAGAGCGCATCAGCTATCAGGAATTGCTCGAGATTTTCTGGCAATCGCACGACCCCAGCCAGTTGAACCGGCAAGGTCCGGATGTGGGCACGCAGTACCGCTCCGCAGTATTTACTCATGGGACGGCACAGCAGGAAGCTGCCGAGGCGTCGCGGGCCAAGCTCTCAGGCGCCGGCAAGGTGGCGACCGAGATTATTCAGGCGGGGGACTACTGGCCTGCCGAGGACTATCACCAGCAATATTTTGAGAAAAGCCAGCGCCATCGCTTCGGCGCGCGGTAG
- a CDS encoding prolyl-tRNA synthetase associated domain-containing protein yields MPLDSEQLFSRFRQLGISFETHSHPAVFTVEEAQLHCGHFPGAHCKNLFLKDKKGQLWLAVMLDGREVNIKALQNAMGAARLSFGRAELLHEVLGVIPGAVTPFGLINDTEQRVRVFLDADMMAAELVNFHPLRNDATTAMAPAGLRRFIAACGHDAHDLEFPLGRETEP; encoded by the coding sequence ATGCCACTCGACAGTGAACAATTGTTCAGCCGGTTTCGCCAGTTGGGCATCTCCTTTGAGACGCACAGCCATCCGGCCGTGTTCACGGTTGAAGAAGCCCAACTCCATTGCGGCCATTTTCCCGGCGCGCATTGCAAGAATCTTTTTCTCAAGGACAAAAAGGGCCAGCTCTGGCTGGCGGTCATGTTGGATGGTCGTGAGGTGAATATAAAAGCGCTGCAAAATGCAATGGGCGCGGCGCGGCTTTCGTTTGGCAGGGCCGAGTTGCTACATGAAGTGCTCGGCGTCATTCCCGGTGCGGTCACGCCGTTCGGGCTGATAAACGATACCGAGCAGCGGGTACGGGTTTTCCTCGACGCCGACATGATGGCCGCCGAGTTGGTCAATTTTCACCCTTTGCGAAATGACGCGACGACGGCGATGGCGCCGGCCGGCCTGCGTCGCTTCATCGCCGCTTGCGGCCACGACGCGCACGACCTGGAATTTCCGCTTGGCCGAGAAACCGAGCCGTAA
- a CDS encoding DNA translocase FtsK 4TM domain-containing protein — MTASSEGVRRAPFLPEAASRFLRRRTIQLAGLVLLALAAVLALALISYAPNDPSFNTANSQTAANIAGLPGAYAADLLLQAVGAASALLVVILAAWSWALLSCRRISLLWLRATLCPLSILLAATGFAGLAAPLGWPVEAGFGGGGGSVIAAPIAAQLSAWGAGSSILPIIAFALAAIAFTAALGLPWREWRGLFIGLWFVLRTSAIGLFRSGRWVHAQTTPKFAGGESAAETVAQTRANAKPARESKTPRAPRRGWRPHLKLPRLAFAGGKLPALAFAGRNKVRSEPQLYEDGIADSAAGGRTEPSLVARKPTKKIVEPSTQKPKPGKRAARENQRTLDLNEGNDFELPALNLLTTPPERSRKPSLAENAREQNAELLLTVLEDFGVYGAIDKVRPGPVVTLYEFVPRAGTRTARVIALADDIARSMSAISVRVATIRGRNVIGIELPNADRESVFLRELLASEDYENTSASLTLALGKDIGGSPVIADLARMPHLLVAGTTGSGKSVAINSMILSLIYRLPPDQCKLILIDPKMLELSVYDDIPHLLTPVVTDASKAVVALKWTVREMENRYQAMSKLGVRNIGGYNKRLAEARHNGEELSRRVNTHIDAETGQPVYEDQPLDLAHLPFIVVVVDEMADLMLVAGKDIEGAVQRLAQMARAAGIHIIMATQRPSVDVITGTIKANFPTRISFQVTSKIDSRTILGESGAEQLLGMGDMLYLEGGGRLTRVHGPLVSDKEVQAVTDALRAQAEPDYISAITEEPDSDLPSTGDAAADDPLYDRAVELVTREGKASTSFVQRHLQIGYNRAARMVERMESQGVISQANHAGKREVLAGRI; from the coding sequence ATGACGGCGAGCAGCGAGGGGGTACGCCGCGCGCCCTTCCTGCCGGAAGCGGCGAGCCGCTTTCTGCGCCGGCGCACGATTCAGTTAGCGGGGCTGGTTTTGCTGGCGCTTGCCGCCGTGCTGGCTCTTGCCCTGATCAGCTATGCCCCGAATGACCCCTCCTTCAACACCGCAAATTCGCAAACCGCCGCCAATATAGCCGGCCTGCCCGGTGCTTATGCCGCTGATCTCCTATTACAGGCGGTCGGCGCCGCGTCGGCGTTGCTGGTGGTTATTCTCGCGGCCTGGTCTTGGGCGCTGCTATCGTGCCGGCGAATCAGCCTTTTATGGCTACGCGCGACGCTGTGTCCGCTCAGTATCTTGCTCGCCGCCACCGGCTTTGCCGGTCTGGCGGCGCCCCTGGGCTGGCCGGTCGAAGCAGGCTTTGGTGGTGGTGGCGGCAGCGTGATCGCGGCACCGATAGCTGCTCAGTTGAGCGCCTGGGGCGCCGGGTCGTCGATCCTGCCGATCATCGCCTTCGCTCTCGCGGCGATCGCCTTCACGGCCGCCTTGGGCCTGCCGTGGCGCGAATGGCGCGGCCTCTTTATTGGGCTGTGGTTTGTACTGCGCACATCGGCAATCGGTCTTTTCCGCAGCGGCAGGTGGGTGCATGCCCAAACAACGCCCAAATTCGCCGGCGGCGAAAGCGCTGCCGAAACCGTCGCCCAAACCCGAGCCAATGCGAAGCCGGCGCGGGAGAGCAAAACGCCGCGCGCACCACGCCGTGGCTGGCGGCCTCATCTCAAGCTTCCGAGGCTCGCCTTTGCCGGCGGCAAGCTTCCCGCACTTGCCTTTGCCGGGCGCAACAAAGTCCGCTCCGAACCTCAACTCTATGAAGACGGCATCGCTGACAGCGCGGCGGGCGGGCGGACCGAGCCGAGTTTGGTGGCGCGCAAACCGACCAAAAAGATTGTCGAGCCGTCGACGCAGAAGCCCAAGCCGGGAAAGCGCGCCGCGCGCGAGAATCAGCGCACGCTCGATCTGAACGAAGGAAATGATTTCGAATTGCCGGCGCTCAACTTGCTCACCACCCCGCCGGAGCGCAGCCGCAAGCCGTCGCTGGCTGAAAATGCGCGCGAACAGAACGCCGAACTGCTGCTCACCGTGCTGGAAGATTTCGGCGTCTACGGCGCCATCGACAAAGTGCGCCCCGGCCCGGTGGTGACACTCTATGAATTCGTCCCGCGCGCCGGCACGCGGACGGCGCGGGTGATTGCGCTGGCCGACGATATTGCGCGTTCGATGAGCGCGATATCGGTCCGTGTCGCGACCATTCGCGGGCGCAACGTGATCGGCATCGAATTGCCCAACGCGGACCGTGAATCGGTGTTTCTGCGCGAGCTACTCGCTAGCGAGGATTATGAAAATACCTCCGCCAGCCTGACCCTGGCGCTCGGCAAGGACATCGGCGGCAGCCCGGTGATCGCCGACCTGGCGCGCATGCCGCATCTGCTGGTCGCCGGCACCACCGGCTCCGGTAAATCGGTTGCCATCAACAGCATGATCCTGTCGCTCATCTACCGCTTGCCGCCTGACCAGTGCAAGCTGATCCTGATCGACCCGAAGATGCTGGAACTGTCGGTCTATGACGATATTCCCCATCTGCTGACGCCGGTCGTCACCGACGCGTCGAAGGCGGTGGTGGCGCTCAAATGGACCGTTCGCGAAATGGAAAACCGCTATCAGGCGATGTCCAAACTCGGCGTGCGCAACATCGGCGGTTATAACAAGCGCCTCGCCGAGGCGCGGCACAATGGCGAAGAGCTGAGCCGACGCGTCAACACGCATATTGATGCCGAGACCGGCCAGCCGGTCTATGAGGATCAGCCGCTAGACTTGGCGCATTTGCCGTTCATCGTCGTTGTCGTCGATGAAATGGCCGATCTCATGCTGGTTGCCGGCAAGGATATCGAAGGCGCGGTGCAGCGCCTGGCGCAGATGGCGCGGGCTGCCGGCATCCACATCATCATGGCCACCCAACGGCCGTCGGTCGACGTTATCACCGGCACGATCAAAGCCAACTTCCCGACGCGCATCAGTTTCCAGGTGACGTCGAAGATCGACAGCCGCACCATCCTCGGCGAATCCGGCGCCGAACAGCTTCTTGGCATGGGCGACATGCTCTACCTCGAGGGCGGCGGGCGCCTCACCCGGGTGCATGGGCCATTGGTTAGCGACAAAGAAGTGCAAGCGGTCACCGATGCACTGCGCGCCCAGGCCGAGCCCGACTACATCTCAGCGATCACCGAGGAGCCGGATTCTGACCTGCCGTCAACCGGCGACGCGGCGGCTGACGACCCGCTCTACGACCGCGCCGTGGAACTCGTCACGCGCGAGGGCAAAGCATCAACCAGCTTTGTGCAGCGCCATTTACAGATCGGCTATAACCGCGCGGCGCGCATGGTCGAGCGCATGGAAAGCCAAGGCGTCATCAGCCAGGCCAATCACGCCGGCAAACGCGAGGTGCTGGCCGGGCGAATCTGA
- a CDS encoding alpha/beta hydrolase yields the protein MSARNKFGMAREVIQKAVTISGSVTLRYQEAGAGKPLVMLPGWSQSAAEFKYQMSALAEGRRVIALDMRGHGESDKPAGGYRISRLAADLHEVLIALDLHDVDLLGHSMGCSVSWCYLDLFGAERLSRLILVDEAAAVTGNPSWPQAERKALDCLFAGPLDLAAQYHKVLTATDAEATADLLAGMFTAGVARDDLLWIAAENLKLPRIHAANLVYHHAMIDWRDVVRAIRLPTLVVGGHASIFPAHTQEWIAEQIPGAECVIFGASEGGSHFMFYENPAKFNTVVNAFLA from the coding sequence TTGAGCGCACGGAATAAGTTCGGCATGGCCAGAGAAGTGATCCAGAAGGCCGTCACTATTTCCGGTAGTGTGACACTGCGCTACCAGGAGGCGGGCGCCGGAAAGCCATTAGTGATGCTGCCCGGCTGGTCGCAGAGCGCGGCGGAGTTCAAATATCAAATGAGCGCCCTGGCTGAAGGCCGACGCGTGATTGCTCTCGATATGCGCGGCCATGGCGAATCTGACAAGCCAGCTGGCGGCTACCGCATCAGCCGGCTAGCTGCCGACTTGCACGAAGTTCTGATCGCGCTCGATCTCCATGATGTGGATCTGCTCGGCCATTCGATGGGCTGCTCGGTGAGCTGGTGCTATCTCGATCTGTTTGGCGCGGAGCGTCTGTCACGCCTGATCCTGGTTGATGAGGCGGCTGCGGTTACTGGCAATCCGAGTTGGCCTCAGGCTGAACGTAAGGCACTTGATTGTCTCTTTGCGGGTCCCCTGGACCTCGCCGCGCAATACCATAAAGTGTTAACCGCGACCGATGCTGAAGCGACGGCTGATCTCCTTGCCGGGATGTTCACTGCAGGCGTGGCGCGCGACGATTTGCTGTGGATCGCCGCAGAGAATCTCAAACTGCCGCGCATCCACGCTGCAAACCTCGTCTACCATCATGCGATGATCGATTGGCGCGACGTGGTTCGTGCCATCCGCTTGCCGACGCTGGTCGTCGGCGGGCACGCCAGTATTTTTCCGGCACACACGCAGGAATGGATCGCCGAGCAAATACCCGGCGCGGAATGCGTTATTTTCGGTGCCAGTGAAGGTGGCTCGCATTTCATGTTTTATGAGAACCCGGCCAAGTTCAACACGGTGGTCAACGCCTTTCTGGCCTGA
- a CDS encoding UbiH/UbiF/VisC/COQ6 family ubiquinone biosynthesis hydroxylase — protein MTADGQTTADVVIAGGGLVGLSLGVALARAGLETVVMDGEDPARIQSAEFDGRVCSIAYGSKRVLDGIGVWDGMAEEAEPILEIRVSDSDAPLFLHYDHREVGTDPLGWIVENRVTRVALLDAVAGCPKLRHLAPVSVTEFSPQGERIQAILADGRRISARLAIAADGRNSRLRQAAGIRTMDWSYAQTGIVCTVRHARPHRGIAHERFLPAGPFAILPMTAGRSSIVWTEKTSLAPELLALGDSEFLAELASRFGDFLGPLEVIGPRWSYPLALTHANHYTGERLALAGDAAHAIHPLAGQGFNLGVRDVAVLAELIVDRYRLGLDIGAPDLLARYQQRRRFDALALIAVTDGLNRLFSNNSAPLRLARDLGLAAVNRSPRLKSIFMRHAMGVVGELPRLTRGEPL, from the coding sequence ATGACGGCGGACGGGCAAACTACGGCCGATGTAGTTATCGCCGGCGGTGGTTTGGTCGGGCTCAGCCTCGGCGTAGCGCTGGCGCGCGCCGGTCTCGAGACAGTGGTCATGGATGGTGAAGATCCAGCGCGGATACAGAGCGCCGAGTTCGATGGCCGCGTCTGCTCCATCGCCTATGGCTCGAAACGCGTGCTTGATGGCATTGGCGTGTGGGACGGCATGGCTGAGGAGGCCGAGCCGATATTGGAGATTCGCGTGTCGGACAGCGACGCGCCGCTTTTTCTGCACTACGACCATCGCGAGGTCGGCACTGATCCGCTCGGCTGGATCGTCGAGAATCGCGTTACCCGTGTGGCGCTGTTGGATGCCGTTGCGGGCTGCCCAAAGCTGCGCCATCTGGCGCCGGTGTCGGTCACAGAATTCTCGCCTCAGGGTGAGCGTATCCAAGCGATTCTCGCCGACGGCCGGCGCATCTCCGCGCGTCTCGCCATAGCCGCCGATGGCCGGAACTCGCGGTTGCGCCAAGCCGCCGGCATCCGCACGATGGACTGGTCCTATGCTCAGACCGGGATCGTGTGCACCGTGCGTCATGCGCGCCCGCACCGCGGCATTGCCCATGAGCGCTTCTTGCCCGCCGGTCCCTTCGCCATTCTACCGATGACGGCGGGGCGCTCGTCCATCGTGTGGACCGAGAAGACCAGCCTGGCGCCGGAGCTTCTTGCTCTTGGCGATAGCGAATTTCTTGCCGAGTTGGCATCGCGTTTTGGCGATTTTCTTGGGCCACTGGAAGTCATTGGTCCGCGCTGGAGCTATCCGCTCGCGCTCACCCACGCGAACCACTATACCGGCGAGCGCTTGGCGTTGGCCGGTGATGCAGCGCATGCTATCCACCCGCTCGCCGGCCAGGGTTTTAATCTCGGGGTGCGTGATGTGGCGGTGCTGGCCGAACTGATCGTCGACCGCTACCGCCTGGGTCTCGATATCGGCGCTCCCGACTTGCTCGCCCGCTATCAACAAAGGCGACGCTTCGACGCGCTGGCCTTGATTGCCGTCACCGACGGGCTCAATCGCCTGTTCTCAAACAACAGCGCGCCGCTGCGCCTGGCGCGCGACCTTGGCCTTGCGGCGGTTAACCGCTCGCCGCGTCTGAAGAGCATCTTTATGCGCCATGCCATGGGTGTGGTTGGCGAGCTGCCACGCCTGACGCGTGGCGAGCCGTTGTAG